A stretch of Malus sylvestris chromosome 11, drMalSylv7.2, whole genome shotgun sequence DNA encodes these proteins:
- the LOC126590293 gene encoding uncharacterized protein LOC126590293 yields MVAESLEKWHEKMRDTLLAYRISKKAATRTTPYALTFGQDAVFPMEINAISSLSYLGLKKIRAIIHKPDKVTLTDKVMAVDLKAYTYDDEVIKNAEAMGKSELVNISMSGIYRCD; encoded by the exons ATGGTGGCTGAGAGTCTAGAGAAATGGCATGAGAAGATGAGAGATACTTTGTTGGCTTACAGAATTTCCAAGAAGGCAGCAACTAGAACTACTCCTTATGCTCTAACTTTTGGGCAAGATGCTGTGTTCCCTATGGAGATTAAT GCAATTTCGAGCTTATCATATTTAGGTCTCAAGAAAATAAG AGCCATCATCCACAAGCCCGACAAAGTTACTCTGACCGACAAAGTCATGGCAGTTGATCTTAAAGCATACACTTATGATGATGAAGTGATCAAGAATGCAGAAGCTATGGGGAAGTCTGAGCTTGTGAATATCAGCATGAGTGGAATCTATCGGTGCGATTAA
- the LOC126590292 gene encoding uncharacterized protein LOC126590292, with product MEDDYLATEPLMTHVSVEETGIRESSKTDMPELARRKPEMIYTNRIIFSHLSLAMANHLKSIYVTAHLEGIPFKRVLIDGEVAVNVLPYKQMKKMCRNEEDLIPTYLTVSSFSGTITRTHGILPLEVDLGSKQIMLAFFVVDSTSIYRALLGRDWIHQSFSVPSTLHQ from the coding sequence ATGGAGGATGACTACTTGGCAACAGAACCCCTGATGACACATGTTAGTGTTGAAGAGACAGGGATAAGGGAATCAAGCAAAACAGATATGCCCGAACTGGCAAGGAGGAAGCCCGAAATGATATATACAAATAGGATAATCTTCAGCCACCTGAGTTTGGCCATGGCTAACCATCTCAAATCCATATACGTAACTGCTCATTTGGAGGGAATACCCTTCAAGAGGGTCTTGATTGATGGTGAAGTTGCGGTCAACGTACTGCCttacaagcaaatgaagaaaatgTGCAGAAATGAGGAGGATCTCATCCCCACATATCTTACAGTTTCCAGTTTCTCAGGAACCATTACTaggactcatgggatattgccaTTAGAAGTTGACTTGGGTTCTAAACAAATCATGCTAGccttttttgttgttgacagTACTtccatttacagagctttattgggcagagattggattcatcagagTTTCTCTGtgccatctaccttacaccaatAA